Below is a genomic region from Scomber scombrus chromosome 3, fScoSco1.1, whole genome shotgun sequence.
CCAGTGTGGTTGGAGGGGACATGTCAGGAGCCGAGGTATGCTGGTAGAGGTCTGAGGGGCAGTCGCCGAGCACAGGTTCCTGTTTAATGGCCCGGTTTATCAACTCTGACGTGCAGATAGATGGGGATGGCACCACTGTAAGACCATGAGCACGGGCTTGGATCTCCAGCTCCTATGGatataaaaacaagaagaaaatatgaTGTATATAACACACCTACACTTAATTCAACcaccagattttttttaatacatcaaTCTTATCAACTTAAAGTACAAATTCTAATATTGCagataatttgacattttgtgaaatacacTAAATCACTTTCTTGTTGAGATTTAGATGATATGATCCTTGTGTTTGTACACTAAAtctgaagctacagccagcagttCATTAGCTTAGCTTTGCATAAAAACTGGAAACTGGGGAAAACAGCTTAGCCTGGCTCTATCTGTTCTGCATAATCTGCCTAAAAGCCCCTCTAAAACACTACTTAACGCATTCAATCCACACAAAGACCAAACTGTAAAAGTGAcacattgtggttttacaggCTACACTGCATGAAGAGAGCAGAATCTGGGTATAATGTTAGACTCATGAAAAATAAGTTGATCAGTTTATTGGATTTTATGTGAACGAAGAGATGGTTAAAATTGTTTTCTTGCTTGATTTCTCTTGATGACCCACCTGTATACGAAGCATTAGATGGCGGTTTGCGTGCTCCACCTTTCTCTGTCTGCACTCTAGCTCCTTGGCTCTCTGCTGCTCCCTCTGTAGCTTCCTGATATAGTCCACTGAGGCTTTCAGAATGGTGCCCTTATTCCAGCGCATGTCTCTGGGGTAAACAGGGACAAAAGTCTAAAGTCAGAGTCAGCTGACCAGCTGACCAGAACAGCACAGGATTCTTTATGGCCCCTCTGAACAACTACATCATTACACTTTAAGGATGCTTGAAGGGcaacatgttaaaaacaaagttaatgaTTGATTGCCtgaatagaaaaatagaaaaaatactcACGGATCGTTTGACTTAGGTATCAAGGTTCCCAGCTCTTTGATGCGATCGTTGATATTGAATCTCCGTCTTCGTTCAACTACAATTTGACATGTATCAAATACAATATATGGTAAGTACAGCAGCCTGGTAAACCAGTCTTTGTAGTTTATGAAGGAATAGTTACAGGTCATAGAAAAAATTGACATTTCACAAAtactttaatgttttacaacttctgacacacacaaaaaatctgTCCTTTACATTGCACACAAGTTCTCCCAGGAAATCAAGcctgttttgatattttaaaggaAACCTTTAGATACTTGACAACAAGTATGGTCCCAAAGACTGTAGGTAAGCATTAAGAGAAtcacaaaaaatgacattttatggactCACTTAAGTTGTGGTTGtccttcttctgtctttctttagcAAGAGCACGAACTTCAGCTTCTGTGAAGCAAAGAGAAATGTGAACGTCAGTGCTTTGAGGAAACATCAGTCTACAAATTAATAGAAAATTAATAGTAAATGTTACTTAGTCTagcacatttttaatatttttgatttATCATGGTATGTTGCAAAATAAAAGCTAATAAGAAATCGATTACATGAGGAGTacagttggagaaaaaaagctaaaatattAGTCTTGATTTCTACAATCCTGTTTGTTTCATATTGTGTGCAATTTAGTTATACACAAAATATATCACAAATCAGATTGAAAACATCttttataatttacatttcatttcatttcattttgctttgctttgctttgcttaCCTACTGGAAAGCCCTCTGGCCTTTGATAGTTTTCGTACTGGCCACAGGATCCAGGCTTGTCCAGTACTTGCTTCATGCCAGGAGCTGGAGTAATTATTTGGTAAATAATCTTGTCTTGTGCATTTCCAAATGGCACACAATATTCACATTGGCTCACACttatgcttttattttcaaaatccCATCCCATACATCCCAAATGCATTGATTTTCCCCCTCATTTGGATTTAGTGGTCATAAGCTCAATAATTTACAGTTTTCTTGCAAAAATACTGCACCATCCCTTACAAACTGTGTGTTTTAGTCTGATCTGACATATGAAGTGAGGTTTGGTTCACCAAGACAGTCTGCAAAGAGTCAATTAAGATATCACTCACTGAAAAGTATCCTAAATTGATTTCACAGTCAAGTTGCTGCACTAATTGTATTGTCCATGTCTCCCACTTAAGCTTAACCCAAATGATATAGTAAACCAACAGTAAAAGTAATATGCCAATACTGATAATCAGGACTATGTGTCAAAGGTTTTGCTCAATTGTTTACCTGAGTATTcccttttaatgttttgtggACAAGAGTTGCTGATACCGAGGCCTGGGAGTGGATGTCCGTGATTGCCGTACAGATCGAGAAGGTTACCGGACACAGGGAGCTACAAGCAAATTATCAAAAGTGTCATTACAGTGTATGTTTAGAAAtggatttgatttttatttttagtcaaattcacacacatggatatcatttatttaatacCATATTCATCATTTCAAAGAAGGGAATATCATGAAAATTTACCGGGTTGTTGATTTGGAGTCCTGGGTCCATAAGTCCAAGAACATCGTCATTGTAACTCGACTCCAAGCTAATTATATCATCAATGACATCATCCATCTGTGtaacatagaaacacatttttttcctagATGAATATACcacaaaatgtttgtgtgtgtgtgtgtgtgtgtgtgtgtgtgtgtgtgtgtgtgtgtgtgtgtgtgtgtgtgtgtatgtgtgtgtgtgtgtgtgtgtgtgtgtgtgtgttatatcaTGGCACCCACATCTAATGTGATTAAAGTATTGTACCTCTTTCTCACAGTTGGAGCTGAGGGTGAGCAGGGCCATGGGACTATTGGGGGCACTGCTGCCGGGCCCGGGTGGCATGCCGTGTTCGGGGGGCTGGCTGGGACACTGGCTGCCGGCTTTACCACCCAAGGTGGTGGACAGATACTGCCTCACCTGCTGCCTCTGAGCCTGCTGGATATGGTATTTGGTGGGATTCTCCAGGTGTGACTGCACCTATGTGGGCAAGAGGTAAACATTACAACCAAAGAATAGCCGTGTGGATTTGATTTGGAATAATGCTTCACAACTGTTTGAATGTGATGATACACTGAgcaaaatgagcaaaatatcaaaataaaaacatctttgaTTCAGTTTCATGTTcggtgcttttattttaaattcaaataaaccaaaagCTTATAAACCCATGAAATCAAACTGTTGTGCTGCAGTTAAATGACTAATTTCTACTTCATCATGCTGATCATTGGACctgaaaacacaattttaaaagcCACATTTTCTAGGCTGATGCAAGCTTGTTTTTTGTATTACTAGGCTAAGCTCTTGAACTGTGTTACAGAGCACTTCAAACTGTTAGATTACAAGGGAAATGAAGGGCCTATTTCAGTTGTGCAATGCATATTTTTATAGCGTCATTTACTAAAATTCTCCACATATGGTCACATGGAACTTTAAATTAATGCAGAACATCAACATCTCAtgcagcaattttttttttcaaagttattATGAGCTTTTCTAGTGCACAGTATGTTACTAGATAGTTCCCATAGTATTAAAAGTTGCGACCTATGTGCAGTTAATCATAGATGAGGGCACAGtcttaaataatacataaataaacaacataaatacaaaatatcaaattttagctacatttataaacaatattttagtcCAGAAATCAGTctattatgaaataaaaatgaacccATCTCACCTGATAGTGGCTGTATTCAAGCATCTCCAACATGTTATTTGTTTAGTAATggataaaaacatacagtatctaaatacagtatataatccCTTTATATTGTTGGCCTATAGTGTGGACAGCAAGCTAGTATGTGCAAATCTGAGAGCAGTCACTAGTTGCTGCTTAATTTATCAAGGGCCGAAGGCTCATTAGTTATGCAAGTTAAGAAATGGAGGAGGACACGGAGACTCATCCTCCCACTTCTGTGTTGTTCCTGCTTAACTATGAATTTATGTCTTTATAGACGCCATTTGACGTCACCACTTCCAACTCACAAAGAAGTCTTTTTACTGGTTGGCCAGTAGTCTACGAACTGAAACTTGCTTAAGGCCAACTAGCGTTTAATCTTTAGTTCTGCTCAtctaatataaaacattatttgttcTGAGAACCAGGAACACAATTGACACCAGTGTTCCACTGCAAACTAACCATATGAAAACCCAAATGTATGGTGTGTTTAACAACCCCACCCACTTTTTGAGATTTCTAGAGGTTAATTAGGTTTGACCATTTATTGTTAAACAGTCACATTACTGAGAGTTAAGGAGGTGAATAGTTTGATGAAGGGGGAGAAGTATCTTTGGGTTTAAGTTTTCCAGCAAACGTATTAAATTCGATGATTCAAATATAGTTTTGTCCAGTTTGACACATGCTTTCTTTGCAATGGgaaatatttgatataaagCCCTATATTTACAGAGAAACAATCCAAAGGGAGTTTATCTTTCTTATCTTCCAAAGCTTTTTATAGGCTTCTTTTTGTGAATCAGTTGATCATGGCGCCAAACACAGTCAATGGCGCACTGCATGTTGCCCAGAGGGTGTGGTGttggacttttaaaaaatgtgggcAAAAAAAATTCATGGTGGGACTGCAGTGATATTTGAAACAGGGTGGTAAGATAATCCATCAACTCATATGGGTCCGTCCAAATGCAGTAAAAGTTTcacaattacaaaaacaacaaaatctatCTTGAGTCTAGCACAACATTTGTTGagcaaaatatttcatgtttggTTGCATAAAGTAAAAGAGTTAAGTGACATTCAGCAAAGAATCAGAACAGAACAGTATGCAACAATAATTTGCCAGCCACTACTCCTTACAGAAAATACTGCATGTATAACGTCGCCTTACAACTctgttcaaaagaaaaaagtggcAATTACCCAGAAGCTATTTCTGAGTTTCTTCATTTACTGTTGCCAAACAGACCCAAAGAGAGATTGACCTGTATATAATTCATCCTctcaaaatataatataatacagtaatcatttcattatattttctttaGTCCTATATCATGTGTGAAGTaccaataaaaatgtacatgtcTTAAGCGAATATCTTGCATGAGTGTTTGGGTTCAAGTTCAGTCACAATGATTTGTATTGTGAAGCTTCTTCTCCCTCATTTTTCTATGGACTGTATGTACTTTATTCTAAAAAGGCAGTGTGCCAAAGCCATGGATGtttaattgtttatatttaaaaaacattagcaGTTATAGTGATAACTTTTTCATAATTCTGGCTTGAAACAGGTCCTTAATGACTTGTAGTGACTTTACATGTGTAGTAAAGCTTTTTTGAGGAGATGTTGTAAATGTAGATAAGTAATTTGATAGACAATATGTAGGTCAATGGTAGTTAATGTTATAcagtgtttctttctctttaataAAAATTATTGATTACATTTGGGTAGCAATATGTGGATAAATGAGAGTCAACCATGCATAAACCAAACTAATCACTTAATTTTCATTTTGGTTATTAAGTTGGCAGTCCTCTTCGGAGTGATAGCTCATAGCATGATTCAATGTCTTGGTCAAAGGTACCTTGAAAGTGAATTCTGTTGAAAATGATAATGTGACTCTTCTATGAAACCCTTCTTTTCCAGGcaagttattttcttttacctttCCAGTAATATTTTATCTACCATTGCATATTTTCAAGCCTGTGTTTGacttttatgtgtatttgttaaGATGTCTAAATTCAAATTACCTTTTAAGTTGCATTAAAGGATTACATTTGTCCATTGTCCATTTAAAAATCATTGTGTGtacttaaaatgttaatttagggcgttttattcatttattcatgactTGTTtgtactgtctgtgtgtgtgcgtttatgCCTCCAACACAATAATAGCAGCTTTTTAGGCTGTAGTTATTATTCCACAGAGGGATAACATCAATGTCACGCCAAACTCTTCTCCATTTCCGATTCAGTACTGTCAGTTACTAATACACTCAACTGGATGTACATCAAATATTTTGCTCAGAAGAAAACTGAAACATTGATTATTTACAGAATTTAACATACATTTTGTCGCTGTCAATTATCAAAAGTTAATGCATTGCACTGAAAGCTGATTCAATGCCTCTTTATTCATGATGATGAATTAAACCATCCCCAGAATCGAACATTTATCCAACGAATTAAGCTGCTTATCAGGTTCCTCATGTGTAGCTAATTAATAAAGATGTCTGCTGCAGCATCTCGTGCAACGCTGCTAGAACACAGAGCACCACAGCTTTGTCTGGATTATTGGAAACTCACTAGGAGCTGGAGAGGTGAATACAAACACAGGGGAAGTGCCCCCTGGCTCTACGGAGTCTTGTATGATAAAACAGAGAAGGCATTCTTTGTAAACTCATAGTAGAACGTTTCTTTGTCTCCCCTCTGCAGTGTGGCCTTTTCCTTTAGCCAAACCTTTGGGTGGAAAAGAAACTATTAACAAGGGATGTATTTCATTTATCCCTACAGCAAGCCAAGCTCTCACTTTATTCATAGACTCTTTGTGAGACAGGGGTTTATTACCTTCTCAAGGAGAGCACATGTCCATGTTTTAGACTTATGCCTTGAGGACCAATAACATTTCAAGAGATCATCATCACTCCTTGACCCCTGAAAAGAAACAGATCCATTCATATCTTCGGACCAGCTTCACTCTGTTTCTTCCTTTATTGGTAACCAGCCACACTTGGGGGCATCTTCTCTCAGGAAGATGCTAAACATTTACTGTGTGCCAAAATGTAAGGAAATGGCTCCACTACCACAATTTTTATACTAAGGTCTTGCTTTCAAATCACATCAAAGGcaacatttattgaaaatgaatggcTCATTAATAAGTCATACGTGTATGACTTGTAACAAATAACCACATGTAAATCAACCTAATATCGTACCTAATGCTATCCAACATGCTGAGGAAGCTGATGCTGCTTGTGACAGTAGGTTGGTACAAGtaaatttaatgttttggctACACATTAAGTGTTGATATTTCTTATATGTAAAATTGAGGCTCATGGCAAAGCTAGAAGTAAGGTAAGGGGTAAGGGGTGTCACCAAAACATGATTCATACTCTTGGACCAGGttgattaaataattaacaGTCACACTCCCTAAATTAGGAGTTTTCTAAGGGTTCTTCAAAGCTCATCGGACCTCCATTGTCCTATCAGATGATCTTAGCTCATTGACACcacctgttgtgttttatgttatttttgaaTGTCCAAATGCAAAATGGCTTGCGTGCACACAATGAAAGACCAACCACTCTCAGTTTTCATAACAAAAATTACCAATACTGGTTCGGACAAGTTTATTTTGAATAGCGACAACCTATTTTCCAACGATACCACCTGGTTGCTTCCAGCTCATCTGAACCATTGTGACATTTCAACATTAAACATCACAATGGTTGCACAGATGTAATATACATTTGATATACAGTGACCAGTTGCAGTGGATCTATATAACGTGAGCTGGAAGAATGTTTAAGACATTGTATccattaacaaaataaataaatattacgATAATACAACATCACTCATTCATAATTCACAATTTAGTTGTctataaatatgatttttaagAAACAGGTTTGGACATTTACTGTAGACTTGTATCTTTGTTGACTACATTATATACTATGCACTTATCAGCTTCATAGGTCCCCATAGACACATGAAAACTGGTGTGTGATGTGAACTTTATGTTTTCATGATGACATCTTAAGCAAGCTAAACTTGCATTAGATTAATAGCAGAGCACGTCAGCTTTAAGAGAAATTACAATTGCTCATTGGCACAGTAGAAAGATGCAAGATAAATATCACTTCTGAACATTTCTTCACTTTTACAGATCTACATCTATACCACAGATACAGTGTTCATTTCATAACATAGAgtagaaatgtgtttcttgtttttcaaaagtaatttttttccagTTCTGCTATAGCTATTCTAATCTTTGACACCCCCACCCCAGCCTGCAAATTAGATAAAAACACAGGATCTATCACTGGTGGAGCATATTTGCATGGAGGTTATTAATGCACAAATTTACAGACTGGACTTCCCCTGTTGGAAACAACTGTGAATAATGTTTCTCCAAATTGTAAAAAGACTTATCCAGACTTTTGGTGTCACTGGCTCCTCGGAGGCACACCAATGATATTAGCATCACGACATGTAACTGACTCATTAAACATGCTAGTTCAGGAAAACTGACTAATAAAAAGGCTAGTTTTTGTCAGAGTAGCCCGTATTACTATTAACTTCCTCTAATGTGAACAGAGGTCATGTGGGCCTTGTAATGTGTACGTGTAATTTTAAGATATGGGGCTCAAGTATGaaatcaaaaatgaaattatgtgtcattaattatttacagatttaaaatgGAATACTATAAACAATGAAGAATAAGTAATTATTGAATCAAGCCTTGGTATCACAATGTAGAGCTATTTACAGTTTCAGTGGATGGACCACCGAAGTGATAGAATGACAGACTTCTTTGTTTTAGGGTAACAACAGATAAAAACTTGCCCTCTGGCCTCTTGGCCAAGCTTTGCCttgtttatagtttttttttatttgggcATTcatgaaatacataaaaaagattaataaacTTCAAGATCTTATCTTGTGTCTTTGCATTAAATGCTTAGTTATCTTATCATTTGCCAAAATCAATTCAAAATCATAGTATTCTTACAGAAAAATGTTTGAGTCATTTTGACCTCGCTTAATTGTACACAAATGTATCCGAtcaatttagttattttttgctGTCACCCCATATAAAGGTCAGATGATGATTTGGCACTGGAAACTTTTCAAGGGTTGTTAAAGAAGCAGGTGATGAAAAAAGGGGATGTTAATTGACAAAAATAGTAATGAAACAGAGGCAAAAATTAAGCTGAAACAAGGcaaacaagtaaacaaataaatcaaatctgCAGCCTCTCAACAAGCCACCAAGTCTCTTCCCTAATCCATCTCTATTGACCAGTGACCGGCCTTTATCATTTTTAGCTTCAGCTAACTGGCACGTACTATCCACCACAGGGTGAGCTAGACTGATAAGAGGCTTTCAAAACATATAGGTTCCAAAACATACAGTGATTGTCAGCATTGGTTACTGCTGACAACCATAATTTCCTATTGTCAACAAGAAATGCCAAAAGAACATGGCGTGATCCAAGGCAAGCCAGCTGCAGATAGCAAATAAACTTCATTCATTGAACTAGCCTTGAAGGAGCAACAGTTGTTTGGCAAAGCACAGTTTACAACTTTTGTGGGCAGATTGGACCAGATTCAATGACACATTTAAGTCTACCCAGCAAACATCAAGAAATTGAACCAGAAATGCTTCAAACGCCATATTAAGATTACGAAAGTTGGAACTTCTGCGAGGGCAAGATATTTGCAAGATGCTCCACTTCACCAACCATGACCGCATTCTGAAGGCTGACAGGGACTGTCCTCTGAAGATCAACAACAGGAATATTCACTTAACTGTTGACTTAAGCAGTTATTAACCCCAATTCAATGGCTACATCTCGGAAACCTTCTCGGAAACCTTCTTGCTTTGCACAGCCAAGTTGAAGCTGACCTGTAGCGTTGCACAACACCAGTTTGAGCATACTGTTGAGGCTAAAGACACTGTCAACACCCAGCAGACAGCCAGTGACTAGAATACCAGTGTGTGGATGGACTACaacttggtaaaaaaaaagtgtttggttAACAAGTGTTTGAATATTCTGAGACGATTTCCTTTTTTGACTGGACTGACCACGGACCAGCTAATTAACCCTGAATGTCTGTTTGTCACTGAcggattgactgactgactcactgagTGATTAAGTTATACCATTGGTGATGCTGGCCTAGTGTTGGAGTTTCACCATTAGCTGttgctctttcaaaatgaattggCACAAACAGTTTGTATTAGGTGCTACGCTTTCTTCATGGTTGGTGAGAACTGAAACCCAATTTCCttacttttaatttgttttgctgATATTTCCAAATGACGGTTATAACATCATTCTAATTTATCAtgttatagttattattataataatcattttctCCAAAAAGTGTAGGATATCTGTTCGTTATCCTGCAGTGGGTGAAATAGATCCCTTACTGAAATTACGTGTTTTCGTTCAGTTCATGGTGGGCTGCTATTTCAAAATTTTACCCAATCAAGCTTTATGATATGAAGTTTTGAGTTGGAACATCATCAGGCTGAATGATCAAACCAAACAGGGCAAGATATAAgaagtgtgtgtgcagataTCAGTCAAGCTTTATTTGTTCATAGCCCATAATTAACTACATCTCCATATCATGCTATGTTCACCAACATATATTTGATGATTGTATTATTTCACAAATGTTCTATATTTCTGTGCCCATTTGCAAACAGATGCTACCTCAAAATACTGTTGGAAACCAGAGTTTGTTAGCTTTTGTAGAACTATTTCTTTTTATACAACATTGAATGAATTCTTTGTTTAATGGCTTGCAACTGAAACATTTCTGACAAAAACCATCTCTTTACAGTAGGTTGTACGCTCCTCTTTTACTTCAGCTTCAAGCTAAAATAATGCTATTCTAACAGTCTTTCATTTGcttattttaagaataaaatgttaattctCCAGGACATTTAAATCACTGACACCAGAGAAGGCACTGAACGCCCATAGGTCCAAAGCGATATGTACTAAGCCTTGAGGAGGAGATTTTGCTCTCTTGCCTAATGCCCTCAGTAATAATTCTCTACAGCAATGGTCCTTAACCTTTTTGGCCTATGACCCCTTAAAATAGTCACAAGTTGCATTGTTTACCAGTTAAGTTACAGTGTATTGTCTTGATTCATCGGTTAAttcatgtcagaaaatagtgaaaaatatccATTAAAGTTCCCCACAGTCCAAGGTTGCATCGTCAATGTCTAATTCAACAATTATGAGTCATTAGATATTAGACTAActagtccaaaacccaaagatattccaTTTATTATCATGTTCGACAAAGATACACAAACcaataaatcattacatttgagaagctgaacaACTTTTAGAGGCTTGATGTGGTAAAATACAGAAATCCACatgaaataaagcagaaattAGAAGACAGCTTTCCGACCCTTAGTTTGGGAATCACTGCTCTGCAGCAAATAGCAGCCACttagagaagaggaggagtttGGGACAAAGAGATGTCTTCTCTGCTGCTTAGCCTGTGGCTACAGGGTAACATTAGCAAGAATGTAACATCCTCTTCCAAGAATGAGACACATTGTCCGTCAGTGTGGGATTAGGAACATGCACTTGCTTAAATGACAAACCATGGAGCTTTATTTAGCAgctacataaacacacagagcctCATTTTCATGCCTGGTGTGGGGCTATGCAATCTATAAGCTAAGCTTATTGCAACAAAGCGATACTGTAAAATGATATAAACAAGTTAAAACATGTTACCAATGAGCAGCAAGGCCAAAGGTGACCAAATCCAGCAGTCAACCACTATCATATTTTACAGATGAAGCGCTGtgcttaaaaatataatatcaattttcttacaaagtgaaaaaaaaagcaactggaAAATCCTTGCGGTGGATTTTAAAACTTGTGTAGACATGTCCCTCTCTTTAAAAACGCTATCTTGAAGAATCAAATGGATACTAGAAATTGAGAACAGAGCTGTAGGACTGACGAGTTCAGCAAACAAAAGGCTCTCTTAGCTCAGCTTCAGCTAAGTTTGAGACCTCAGAGTCTACCCTGAAAATCAAAGAGCACAAAGATGCAGCATTATTCCGCTCAATGTGCCTGGAGTTTGAGGAAAAGGTCAGTGTAAACCACGAATGTCTGCACGTGGAGTTGAATCTGATGATTTTTAAAAGTCAGGGCCTTTTGGGGCCATCAATTAATTTGACTCTCTTTGATCCCACTGCTGAATTAATTCAAAGCCCCAATTCAGGATGACATTTCTTAGGTAAATCAATTCTATGCATGTAGAGTTCAGAGTTAAAAGACAGACTGTTCATTTTTCTCTAATATACTCTGATGCTAATTTTGCTTAAATAGATACTGTATGCACAGAAatcaaaacatgaaatacagagtaggggagactggggacAGTTGCAACAGGGGACGTTGCAACAAGTCTTATTTCTCCAATCAGAAGCATGCTAGAGTGATGACACTcacactgcacatgctcagttagACCCTCTGCCCACCAAGAAGAGATCTGGTCTGGCTTTTAtcaagaaaagttgttttggaGGTATGAAAGTAGCTTTTTTCATGACCTGTATTTTTGTCATACTGTCCTGACCTTTTGTATGAGTGAATCCAAACTTACCTATAGTTtgaatcattgttttgttgACTATTCAGTGACATGGTTAGCATGTGTCAATGTCGGTGTGGCTAGCTAGCACATGATGTTGTGTCATGACTGATACCA
It encodes:
- the mitfa gene encoding melanocyte inducing transcription factor a isoform X7; the protein is MLEMLEYSHYQVQSHLENPTKYHIQQAQRQQVRQYLSTTLGGKAGSQCPSQPPEHGMPPGPGSSAPNSPMALLTLSSNCEKEVQYFNHIRCGCHEMDDVIDDIISLESSYNDDVLGLMDPGLQINNPLPVSGNLLDLYGNHGHPLPGLGISNSCPQNIKREYSEAEVRALAKERQKKDNHNLIERRRRFNINDRIKELGTLIPKSNDPDMRWNKGTILKASVDYIRKLQREQQRAKELECRQRKVEHANRHLMLRIQELEIQARAHGLTVVPSPSICTSELINRAIKQEPVLGDCPSDLYQHTSAPDMSPPTTLDLNNGTISFDHIPSDAGDTGPYGNSRTCKMKELVRDTLSPISHSDPLLSSMSPDGSINVSSHHSSSSSMEDKEHGC
- the mitfa gene encoding melanocyte inducing transcription factor a isoform X4, producing the protein MLEMLEYSHYQVQSHLENPTKYHIQQAQRQQVRQYLSTTLGGKAGSQCPSQPPEHGMPPGPGSSAPNSPMALLTLSSNCEKEMDDVIDDIISLESSYNDDVLGLMDPGLQINNPLPVSGNLLDLYGNHGHPLPGLGISNSCPQNIKREYSAPGMKQVLDKPGSCGQYENYQRPEGFPVAEVRALAKERQKKDNHNLIERRRRFNINDRIKELGTLIPKSNDPDMRWNKGTILKASVDYIRKLQREQQRAKELECRQRKVEHANRHLMLRIQELEIQARAHGLTVVPSPSICTSELINRAIKQEPVLGDCPSDLYQHTSAPDMSPPTTLDLNNGTISFDHIPSDAGDTGPYGNSRTCKMKELVRDTLSPISHSDPLLSSMSPDGSINVSSHHSSSSSMEDKEHGC
- the mitfa gene encoding melanocyte inducing transcription factor a isoform X3, whose product is MLEMLEYSHYQVQSHLENPTKYHIQQAQRQQVRQYLSTTLGGKAGSQCPSQPPEHGMPPGPGSSAPNSPMALLTLSSNCEKEMDDVIDDIISLESSYNDDVLGLMDPGLQINNPLPVSGNLLDLYGNHGHPLPGLGISNSCPQNIKREYSAPGMKQVLDKPGSCGQYENYQRPEGFPVEAEVRALAKERQKKDNHNLIERRRRFNINDRIKELGTLIPKSNDPDMRWNKGTILKASVDYIRKLQREQQRAKELECRQRKVEHANRHLMLRIQELEIQARAHGLTVVPSPSICTSELINRAIKQEPVLGDCPSDLYQHTSAPDMSPPTTLDLNNGTISFDHIPSDAGDTGPYGNSRTCKMKELVRDTLSPISHSDPLLSSMSPDGSINVSSHHSSSSSMEDKEHGC